In the genome of Polaribacter sp. MED152, one region contains:
- the rplK gene encoding 50S ribosomal protein L11, producing MAKEVSKVVKLQVRGGAANPSPPVGPALGAAGVNIMEFCKQFNARTQDKQGKVLPVVITVFKDKSFDFVVKTPPAAVQLLEAAKIKKGSGEPNRKKVASVTWDQIKVIAEDKMVDLNAFEVTSAMKMIAGTARSMGLTVKGNAPA from the coding sequence ATGGCAAAAGAAGTTAGTAAAGTAGTTAAATTACAAGTAAGGGGAGGCGCAGCGAATCCATCGCCGCCGGTTGGACCCGCTTTAGGAGCTGCTGGTGTTAACATTATGGAGTTTTGTAAACAGTTCAATGCAAGAACGCAAGATAAGCAAGGTAAAGTTTTACCTGTGGTTATTACTGTTTTCAAAGACAAATCGTTTGATTTTGTTGTAAAAACTCCTCCTGCAGCAGTTCAGTTACTAGAAGCGGCCAAAATTAAAAAAGGTTCAGGAGAACCAAATAGGAAGAAAGTAGCATCAGTTACTTGGGATCAGATTAAAGTAATTGCAGAAGACAAAATGGTAGATTTAAATGCCTTTGAAGTAACTTCAGCAATGAAAATGATAGCAGGTACAGCACGTTCTATGGGATTAACGGTAAAAGGGAATGCACCAGCATAA
- the nusG gene encoding transcription termination/antitermination protein NusG: protein MADSVMKWYVVRAIGGQENKVKNYIETEISRVGLSDYVNQVIVPTEKVVQIRNGKKVNRERVYFPGYIMVEANLSGEVPHVIKAITGVIGFLGEVKGGEPVPMRKSEVNRMLGKVDELSVQDENIAIPYNVGETVKVVDGPFNGFDGTIEKVNEEKRKLEVMVKIFGRKTPLELSYMQVEKI, encoded by the coding sequence ATGGCTGATTCGGTAATGAAATGGTATGTTGTTAGAGCCATTGGAGGACAAGAGAATAAAGTAAAAAATTATATAGAAACAGAAATTTCTAGAGTAGGTTTATCAGATTATGTTAATCAAGTTATAGTCCCTACTGAAAAGGTTGTTCAAATCAGGAATGGTAAGAAGGTGAATAGAGAGAGAGTTTATTTCCCTGGTTACATTATGGTTGAGGCTAATTTATCTGGTGAGGTTCCGCATGTTATCAAAGCGATTACTGGAGTTATTGGATTTCTTGGTGAGGTAAAAGGTGGTGAACCTGTTCCTATGAGAAAGTCAGAAGTTAATAGAATGCTAGGTAAAGTAGATGAACTTTCTGTACAGGATGAAAATATTGCAATTCCTTATAATGTTGGAGAAACTGTTAAGGTTGTAGATGGTCCATTTAACGGTTTTGATGGTACTATAGAAAAAGTAAATGAAGAAAAGCGTAAGCTTGAAGTAATGGTGAAAATATTCGGAAGAAAAACACCATTAGAGTTAAGTTATATGCAAGTAGAAAAGATATAA
- the secE gene encoding preprotein translocase subunit SecE produces MNFIQYIKDSFDELSNHMTWISKEDAQKTTVTVAVFTIVFALAVAGIDYVFQTGLDNFFKLF; encoded by the coding sequence ATGAACTTTATTCAATATATCAAAGACTCTTTTGATGAGCTTAGCAACCATATGACATGGATCTCTAAGGAGGATGCGCAGAAAACTACAGTTACAGTGGCAGTATTTACTATTGTGTTTGCTTTAGCTGTTGCAGGTATTGATTATGTTTTTCAAACAGGGTTAGATAACTTTTTTAAATTATTTTAA
- the tuf gene encoding elongation factor Tu, with translation MAKGTFDRSKPHLNIGTIGHVDHGKTTLTAAITKVLADAGFSEARSFDQIDNAPEEKERGITINTSHVEYQTANRHYAHVDCPGHADYVKNMVTGAAQMDGAILVVAATDGPMPQTREHILLGRQVGIPRIVVFLNKVDMVDDEELLELVDMEVRELLSFYEYDGDNGPVVSGSALGALNGEEKWVNTVLELMEQVDAWIEEPLREVDKDFLMPVEDVFSITGRGTVATGRIETGIANTGDVVDIIGMGAEKMSSTITGIEMFRQILDRGEAGDNAGILLRGIAKEDIKRGMVICKPGSVTPHAKFKAEVYVLKKEEGGRHTPFHNNYRPQFYVRTTDVTGTINLPSGIEMVMPGDNLTITVDLIQPIALNVGLRFAIREGGRTVGAGQVTELLD, from the coding sequence ATGGCAAAAGGAACTTTTGACCGTTCGAAACCACACTTAAATATTGGTACTATCGGACACGTAGATCACGGTAAAACAACTTTAACTGCGGCTATTACTAAAGTATTAGCTGATGCAGGATTCTCTGAAGCTAGATCTTTTGATCAGATTGATAATGCACCAGAAGAAAAAGAAAGAGGTATTACAATTAACACTTCTCACGTTGAATATCAAACAGCTAATCGTCACTATGCTCACGTTGACTGCCCAGGTCACGCGGATTATGTAAAGAACATGGTAACAGGTGCTGCACAGATGGACGGTGCTATTTTAGTTGTTGCTGCAACAGATGGTCCAATGCCACAAACTAGAGAGCATATCTTATTAGGTCGTCAGGTAGGTATTCCTCGTATCGTTGTTTTCTTAAACAAAGTTGATATGGTGGATGATGAAGAGTTACTGGAGTTAGTAGATATGGAAGTAAGAGAATTATTATCTTTCTATGAATATGATGGAGATAATGGTCCTGTAGTTTCAGGTTCTGCTTTAGGAGCTTTAAATGGTGAGGAAAAATGGGTTAATACTGTTTTAGAATTAATGGAGCAAGTTGATGCTTGGATTGAAGAGCCGTTAAGAGAAGTTGATAAAGATTTCTTAATGCCTGTTGAGGATGTATTCTCAATTACTGGTCGTGGAACTGTTGCTACAGGTCGTATCGAAACTGGTATTGCAAATACAGGTGATGTTGTTGATATTATTGGTATGGGTGCTGAAAAAATGTCATCTACTATTACTGGTATCGAAATGTTCCGTCAAATCTTAGATAGAGGAGAGGCTGGAGATAACGCTGGTATCTTATTAAGAGGTATTGCTAAAGAAGATATTAAAAGAGGTATGGTAATCTGTAAGCCAGGTTCTGTAACTCCTCATGCTAAGTTTAAGGCAGAGGTTTATGTTCTTAAGAAAGAAGAAGGTGGACGTCATACTCCATTCCATAATAACTATCGTCCACAGTTTTATGTTAGAACTACGGATGTAACAGGTACTATTAATTTACCTTCAGGTATTGAGATGGTAATGCCAGGAGATAACTTAACAATCACAGTTGACTTGATTCAACCAATTGCATTAAATGTAGGTTTACGTTTTGCAATCCGTGAAGGTGGTAGAACTGTAGGTGCAGGTCAAGTAACTGAATTATTAGACTAA
- the raiA gene encoding ribosome-associated translation inhibitor RaiA has translation MKVFTQSVNFNADSKLISFAEKKVESLVKFHDKIVDAEVFLKVQNTSDKENKITEVKINIPGSELMVKRETKTFEEGINSAVDNLKRQLKKSKEKLRDSLIS, from the coding sequence ATGAAAGTATTTACCCAATCAGTCAATTTCAATGCAGATAGTAAGTTAATCAGTTTCGCTGAGAAAAAAGTAGAGAGCCTTGTAAAGTTTCATGATAAAATTGTTGATGCAGAAGTTTTTCTAAAAGTTCAAAATACAAGCGATAAAGAAAATAAAATTACAGAAGTTAAAATTAATATTCCTGGAAGTGAATTAATGGTAAAAAGAGAAACAAAAACCTTTGAAGAAGGCATCAATTCAGCGGTTGATAATTTAAAGAGGCAGTTAAAGAAATCGAAAGAGAAATTAAGAGATTCTTTAATTTCATAA
- a CDS encoding tyrosine-type recombinase/integrase, with translation MLIKAFLDYLSHEKNYSKHTVIAYQKDLNSFKSFIRINFDQEDLLEVNYSQIRSWIVSLVEEEISNRTINRKISSLKSFYKFLQKTEQIKSNPLQKHKALKVAKKVQVPFSQKEVATVLESNTENSFVSIRNKLMVEIFYSTGIRRAELINIQLKDINSGSNVLKVLGKRNKERLVPILNSVLKTLNLYLGHRKNISNNSEYLFITEKGNKIYETLVYRVINSYFSKVSSKVKKSPHMLRHSFATHLLNEGADLNSVKELLGHSSLASTQVYTHNSLDAIKQVYNQAHPKSKKNE, from the coding sequence ATTTTGATTAAAGCCTTCTTAGATTATTTATCTCATGAGAAAAACTACTCAAAACATACTGTAATTGCCTATCAAAAAGATTTAAATTCTTTTAAAAGTTTTATCCGAATAAATTTTGATCAAGAGGATTTGCTAGAAGTAAATTATTCGCAAATAAGAAGTTGGATTGTAAGTTTGGTTGAAGAGGAGATTTCAAATAGAACAATTAACCGAAAAATTAGTTCGTTAAAATCATTTTATAAGTTTCTCCAAAAAACAGAGCAGATAAAAAGTAATCCACTGCAAAAGCATAAAGCCTTAAAAGTTGCAAAAAAAGTGCAGGTGCCTTTTTCTCAAAAAGAGGTAGCAACTGTATTGGAGTCAAATACAGAAAATAGTTTTGTTTCTATTAGAAATAAATTAATGGTAGAAATTTTCTATTCTACAGGTATTAGAAGGGCTGAGTTGATAAATATTCAATTAAAAGACATAAATAGTGGCAGCAACGTTTTAAAAGTCCTAGGAAAGCGAAATAAGGAAAGGTTGGTGCCAATTTTAAATTCAGTTTTAAAGACTCTGAATCTTTACTTGGGTCACAGAAAGAATATAAGTAATAATTCGGAATACTTATTCATTACAGAGAAAGGAAACAAAATATATGAAACCCTTGTTTATAGAGTTATAAATTCCTACTTTAGTAAAGTCTCCTCAAAAGTAAAAAAGAGTCCACATATGCTGAGGCACTCTTTCGCAACTCATTTGCTGAATGAGGGGGCAGATTTAAATTCTGTTAAAGAGTTGTTAGGGCATTCCTCTTTAGCTTCTACTCAAGTCTACACTCACAATAGTTTAGATGCGATTAAACAAGTGTATAACCAAGCTCATCCTAAGAGCAAAAAAAATGAATAG
- the rpsU gene encoding 30S ribosomal protein S21, translated as MLIIPVKEGENIDRALKRYKRKFDRTKTMKNLRNRKNFTKPSVAKRAQRIKASYVQRLRTQEEVG; from the coding sequence ATGTTAATTATACCTGTAAAAGAAGGAGAGAATATAGATAGAGCTTTAAAACGTTATAAGAGAAAATTCGACAGAACAAAGACGATGAAGAACTTACGTAACAGAAAAAACTTTACAAAGCCTTCAGTAGCTAAAAGAGCTCAAAGAATAAAAGCTTCTTACGTTCAAAGATTAAGAACACAAGAAGAAGTAGGTTAG
- a CDS encoding acyl-CoA dehydrogenase family protein, protein MSSMYFTEEHEAFRASFKDFLQKEVVPHIEKWEKTGSIERFIWKKFGEMGYFGLSTPEEFGGMDLDLFYTVIFLEELQKINSGGFAAAMWAHEYLAMTHLNKEGNQQQKEKYLVPSVEGDKIGCLCITEPFGGSDVAGMRSTAVKQGNKYILNGSKTFITNGVYSDYLIVAAKTDPSDKYKGISIFVVDRDSKGISATKLDKLGWRASDTGEIAFDNVEIPAENLMGEEGLGFPYIMQHFALERLIMGVNAHARAEFAVDYAMQYMQERIAFGKSLDKFQALRHKVAEMASKVDMCREYNYSITKRLDQGTYVVKEASMSKLLSTKIADEVIYDALQLLGGYGYMEEYPMARLLRDSRLGPIGGGTSEILKEIIAKMVIDKKEYKPAT, encoded by the coding sequence ATGAGCAGTATGTATTTTACTGAAGAGCATGAAGCTTTTCGTGCTAGTTTCAAAGATTTTTTACAAAAAGAAGTTGTGCCTCATATAGAAAAATGGGAGAAAACAGGTTCTATAGAGCGTTTCATCTGGAAGAAGTTTGGTGAAATGGGTTACTTTGGTTTGTCTACCCCAGAAGAGTTTGGAGGTATGGATTTAGATCTATTTTATACTGTGATTTTTCTAGAAGAATTACAAAAAATTAACTCAGGTGGTTTTGCTGCTGCAATGTGGGCTCATGAATATTTAGCCATGACACATTTGAATAAAGAAGGTAATCAGCAACAGAAAGAAAAGTATTTGGTGCCTAGTGTAGAAGGAGATAAGATTGGCTGTTTATGTATTACAGAACCATTTGGTGGTTCAGATGTAGCAGGTATGAGATCTACTGCTGTTAAACAAGGAAATAAGTATATTTTAAACGGATCTAAAACATTCATAACAAACGGAGTTTATTCAGATTACTTAATTGTAGCTGCAAAAACAGATCCTTCAGATAAGTATAAAGGAATAAGTATTTTTGTTGTAGATAGAGATTCTAAAGGAATTTCAGCAACCAAATTAGATAAATTAGGTTGGAGAGCATCAGATACAGGAGAAATCGCTTTTGATAATGTAGAAATTCCTGCTGAAAATTTGATGGGAGAAGAAGGTTTGGGTTTCCCTTATATTATGCAACATTTTGCATTAGAACGCTTAATAATGGGTGTTAATGCACATGCAAGAGCGGAGTTTGCAGTAGATTATGCAATGCAATATATGCAAGAAAGAATCGCATTTGGTAAATCCTTAGACAAGTTTCAAGCTTTAAGACATAAAGTTGCAGAAATGGCGAGTAAAGTAGATATGTGTAGAGAGTATAACTATTCTATTACCAAAAGATTAGATCAAGGTACTTACGTGGTTAAAGAAGCTAGTATGTCTAAATTACTGTCTACAAAAATAGCAGATGAAGTTATTTACGATGCTCTTCAATTGTTAGGAGGTTATGGTTATATGGAAGAATATCCTATGGCTCGTTTATTAAGAGATAGTAGACTTGGTCCAATTGGTGGTGGTACATCAGAAATTTTAAAAGAGATTATCGCAAAAATGGTAATTGATAAAAAGGAATACAAACCAGCAACGTAA
- a CDS encoding helix-hairpin-helix domain-containing protein, with protein sequence MKIFKSHFWYNKSQRNGIFLLVVLIAILQVFIFFKPFSSEEKVTINDNDLIAFQHRIDSLKIVEIENRKPKIYPFNPNYISDFKGEQLGMSLEEIDRLHAFRKSNKFINSKEDFQKITKVSDSLLNKISPYFKFPDWVVKRNNALKQNQNKNRSNNANSTDKTVAYKLSTNDINKATAEDLRSINGIGPSFSERIIKYRSKLQGFSYPSQLYEVWGLEPEIADKVLAVFKIIELPVIKKQNVNTVEFKQLLKNPYIDYELCKKIFNYRDEVAELQNISELKNIKGFPLDKYDRIVLYLIAE encoded by the coding sequence ATGAAAATATTTAAATCCCATTTCTGGTATAACAAAAGCCAAAGAAATGGGATTTTTCTTTTAGTTGTTTTAATAGCAATTCTACAGGTCTTCATATTTTTTAAACCTTTTTCGTCTGAAGAAAAGGTAACTATAAATGATAATGATTTAATTGCTTTTCAACATAGAATTGATAGTTTAAAAATTGTTGAAATTGAAAATAGAAAGCCTAAAATATATCCTTTTAATCCAAATTATATTTCAGATTTTAAAGGCGAACAATTGGGCATGTCTCTAGAAGAGATTGATAGGTTGCACGCTTTTAGAAAATCGAATAAATTTATAAATTCAAAAGAAGATTTTCAAAAGATTACTAAAGTTTCGGATTCCTTATTAAACAAAATTTCACCCTATTTTAAATTTCCAGATTGGGTGGTAAAAAGAAATAACGCACTAAAGCAAAATCAAAATAAAAATAGGTCTAATAATGCTAATTCAACTGATAAAACAGTTGCTTACAAATTGTCTACTAATGATATAAACAAAGCAACAGCTGAAGATTTAAGGTCTATAAACGGAATTGGGCCATCATTCTCAGAAAGAATTATTAAGTATCGTTCTAAATTACAAGGTTTTTCATACCCATCTCAATTGTATGAAGTTTGGGGTTTAGAGCCAGAAATCGCAGATAAAGTATTAGCCGTTTTTAAAATAATTGAATTACCTGTAATTAAAAAACAGAATGTAAATACTGTTGAGTTCAAGCAGTTACTCAAAAATCCGTATATAGATTATGAGTTGTGTAAGAAAATATTTAATTATAGAGATGAAGTTGCAGAGCTTCAAAACATATCAGAATTAAAAAATATCAAAGGGTTTCCTTTAGATAAATATGATAGAATAGTCTTATATTTGATAGCTGAATAA